In Methanobacteriales archaeon HGW-Methanobacteriales-1, the following are encoded in one genomic region:
- a CDS encoding cysteine desulfurase: METSEVRADIPLLEEVIYLDAASTTPTPKPVVDAMCDYFYNYNANTGRGAYSLAIKATQKMKEAKQKVASFINASPEEIVFTKNTTEAINIVANGLSFKKGDSIIVPNIEHHSNFLPWLNLRKKGINVKVVKTDSNGIVDPYSIEKVIDETTRLIAVTHVSNSIGSVQDVHEIGKIAREKDLLYLVDAAQSIGHMKVDINDINADFAAFPGHKGTLGPVGTGFLYCNQKRVSELEPTSLGGGTVLDVSEDDFELETFPAKFEGGTSNIAGFIGLGASIDYINRIGMGKIEKHGINLTQELYSSLASIENVTCYGNPQNIYGIVSFNINNMHPHDVAKILDEIGGICVRSGHHCAIPAIKHIGAYEQGGTVRASVHYYNTSEEIQKLATTVEEIAKTFGA, translated from the coding sequence ATGGAAACTAGTGAAGTAAGGGCCGATATTCCCCTTTTAGAAGAAGTGATTTACTTAGATGCCGCCAGCACAACCCCTACACCAAAGCCTGTGGTAGATGCCATGTGCGATTACTTTTACAATTACAATGCCAATACCGGACGGGGAGCTTACTCTTTGGCAATTAAAGCCACCCAAAAAATGAAAGAAGCTAAACAGAAAGTTGCTAGTTTCATAAATGCCTCTCCCGAAGAGATTGTTTTTACAAAAAACACCACGGAAGCTATAAATATTGTAGCCAATGGTTTGAGTTTTAAAAAGGGAGATTCTATAATTGTACCCAATATAGAACACCATTCTAATTTTCTGCCGTGGTTGAATCTTCGAAAAAAAGGGATTAATGTGAAAGTTGTCAAAACTGATTCCAATGGAATAGTTGATCCATATTCCATTGAAAAAGTGATAGATGAAACTACCCGACTTATTGCAGTCACCCATGTTTCCAATTCCATAGGTTCTGTACAGGACGTGCATGAAATTGGTAAAATTGCTAGAGAAAAAGATTTATTATATCTAGTAGATGCTGCCCAATCCATAGGCCATATGAAAGTAGATATTAATGACATAAATGCAGATTTTGCAGCTTTTCCGGGGCATAAAGGTACTTTAGGTCCAGTTGGCACTGGTTTTCTCTACTGCAACCAGAAAAGAGTTTCTGAGTTAGAGCCCACTTCTCTAGGGGGTGGAACAGTGCTGGATGTTTCAGAAGATGATTTCGAATTAGAAACATTTCCAGCTAAATTTGAAGGAGGAACATCAAATATTGCAGGTTTTATAGGTTTAGGGGCTTCTATTGACTATATTAATAGAATAGGGATGGGAAAAATAGAAAAACATGGTATAAATCTCACTCAAGAGCTTTATTCATCCTTAGCCAGTATAGAAAATGTAACTTGCTATGGAAATCCCCAAAATATTTATGGTATTGTATCCTTTAACATTAATAATATGCATCCCCATGATGTGGCTAAAATTCTGGATGAAATAGGAGGAATATGTGTAAGAAGTGGTCATCACTGCGCAATTCCTGCTATAAAACACATTGGCGCCTATGAACAGGGTGGAACTGTACGTGCATCTGTACATTATTATAATACCTCAGAAGAAATCCAGAAACTAGCTACAACCGTGGAAGAGATTGCAAAAACATTTGGAGCGTAA
- the cobJ gene encoding precorrin-3B C(17)-methyltransferase: MISIIGIGPSPKDITLRALESIEKAEVVIGYKKYIDSIEDLLNGKEVIKKGMGDEIARVEMAIQKHLDGKQVALISSGDPGIFGMANVFFQLVGKYSGVQFEIIPGVTAANYGASLLGAPLHDFAVISLSDILTPLSEIKRKIEHAALGDMVIALYNPISKTRKSPFREAIKILMNTINPATTVGFVKSSSQPPQVTVTTLENLEEDQIDMSTIIIIGNSTTYVENGHMITPRGYVVKQPIHPLSKEFYEKFLNGESIDCPNKSCEYYPCHHHPQNCTFCYCPFYPCGDASTGGQWIKDKGVWSCKDCEWIHQDATVKCIMEKLPEILEDIEDLKKKKKDLLKLRRECIFKTSQIK; this comes from the coding sequence ATGATTAGTATTATAGGCATAGGACCTTCACCTAAAGATATAACTCTGAGGGCATTGGAATCTATAGAAAAAGCAGAAGTAGTTATTGGATATAAAAAGTATATTGATTCGATTGAAGACTTATTAAATGGAAAAGAAGTTATTAAAAAGGGAATGGGTGATGAAATCGCCCGAGTAGAAATGGCCATTCAAAAGCATCTGGATGGTAAACAAGTGGCATTAATCAGTTCCGGTGATCCTGGAATTTTTGGCATGGCCAATGTTTTCTTTCAATTAGTGGGAAAATATAGTGGTGTTCAATTCGAAATCATTCCTGGTGTTACAGCAGCTAACTATGGAGCTTCTTTGTTAGGAGCACCGCTACACGACTTTGCAGTTATTAGTTTGAGCGATATATTAACTCCTTTAAGTGAAATAAAGCGTAAAATTGAGCATGCTGCACTAGGAGACATGGTTATAGCTTTGTATAATCCTATCAGCAAAACCCGAAAATCACCATTTCGAGAAGCTATTAAAATACTTATGAATACTATAAATCCTGCCACTACAGTAGGTTTTGTTAAAAGTAGTTCTCAACCACCTCAAGTCACAGTTACAACTCTAGAAAATCTAGAAGAAGATCAAATTGATATGTCCACTATAATAATCATTGGTAATTCTACTACCTATGTAGAAAATGGGCATATGATCACTCCCCGAGGATATGTGGTTAAACAACCGATCCACCCTCTTTCAAAAGAATTTTATGAGAAATTTCTGAATGGAGAAAGTATAGACTGCCCTAATAAGTCATGTGAGTACTATCCCTGCCATCACCATCCTCAAAACTGCACATTCTGCTACTGTCCTTTCTATCCCTGTGGTGATGCTTCAACAGGAGGCCAATGGATCAAAGATAAGGGAGTATGGAGTTGTAAGGACTGTGAATGGATTCACCAAGATGCTACCGTTAAATGTATAATGGAAAAACTACCTGAAATCTTAGAGGATATTGAAGACCTTAAAAAGAAGAAAAAAGATTTATTAAAACTGCGAAGGGAATGTATTTTTAAGACTTCTCAAATCAAATAA
- the thiL gene encoding thiamine-phosphate kinase, with the protein MMSKKPLISDFGEKKLIENIINKTNIYQKEYFSSHPQIRDSLGDDAALTDIGSGYLVSTSDMLLQETHFPPQMNHRQMGWKIVTVNVSDLAAMGAYPRGILISMGLPRDMTMEQFNELVEGILDACTYYETPLIGGDTNESPQIVLNGTALGEVTKEKVLMKKNLQKGNLIVVTGSLGLAAAGFEILLADDNDSLQKIESLKGEFVKKAVKHALDPRAKIKEGIIAAESKLVTSCTDITDGLTSELYDMLKAENNIGIRIYEHKIPSHPLVEEVSKITGKNLHQMTLYYGEDFELLLTVKKEEIDVLKKLMDVYVVGEVTDSAYVEIVDKYGKTNILPPGGYQHLGG; encoded by the coding sequence ATAATGTCTAAAAAACCTCTAATTTCTGATTTTGGTGAAAAAAAACTGATTGAAAATATTATAAATAAAACCAATATTTATCAGAAAGAATACTTTTCTTCTCATCCCCAGATAAGGGATAGTTTAGGAGATGACGCGGCACTCACAGATATTGGTAGTGGGTATCTGGTAAGTACCTCGGATATGCTGCTACAGGAAACCCACTTTCCCCCACAAATGAATCACCGCCAGATGGGCTGGAAGATCGTCACGGTGAATGTCAGTGACCTGGCAGCCATGGGGGCCTATCCCCGAGGTATTTTAATATCAATGGGCTTGCCTAGGGACATGACTATGGAACAATTTAATGAACTGGTGGAAGGTATTTTAGATGCCTGTACCTACTATGAAACTCCTTTAATTGGAGGAGACACCAATGAATCTCCCCAAATAGTTTTAAATGGAACTGCACTGGGTGAAGTAACTAAGGAAAAGGTTTTAATGAAGAAAAACCTCCAAAAAGGGAATTTAATTGTGGTCACTGGTTCACTGGGACTGGCAGCGGCTGGATTTGAGATTTTACTTGCTGATGATAATGATTCTCTCCAAAAAATTGAATCGCTTAAAGGAGAATTTGTAAAAAAAGCTGTAAAACATGCTTTGGATCCCCGGGCCAAAATTAAAGAGGGAATTATTGCAGCGGAATCAAAACTAGTAACTTCCTGTACAGATATAACTGATGGCCTGACCAGTGAACTTTATGATATGCTAAAAGCAGAGAATAATATTGGAATTAGAATATACGAACATAAAATACCGTCCCACCCCTTAGTGGAAGAAGTTTCAAAGATCACTGGAAAAAATCTCCATCAAATGACTCTGTATTATGGAGAAGACTTTGAACTGCTTTTAACAGTAAAAAAAGAAGAAATTGATGTATTAAAGAAGCTAATGGATGTTTATGTAGTAGGAGAAGTCACGGATTCTGCTTATGTAGAAATAGTAGATAAGTATGGAAAAACAAATATTCTACCACCTGGAGGCTATCAGCATCTGGGGGGCTAA
- a CDS encoding UbiD family decarboxylase, protein MKEFLKIIEKDFGVVRIDNEVSSVFEAAKILREHPKETVILENVKESDIPVISGICNTRDKIARALNTNVAGITHKIIHGMETPQAVQNIGKISKNYNTFPANLRKLPIITHYQRDGGPYITAGVIFARDPENGTINASIHRMLVLDDNHLTVRIVPRHLYTYHQRAEALGKDLDIAIAIGMNPATLLATTTSIPITADEMEVANSFHDGNMKLLKCENSDLEVPEAEIILEGKLLANKRADEGPFVDLTDTYDVVRQEPVIELDKMHVKDDAMYHAILPAGFEHRLLQGLPQEPRIYKAVQNTVPTVKNVVLTEGGCCWLHAAVSIQKQTQGDGKNVMMAALAAHPSLKHVVVVDEDIDIFNPEDLEYAMATRVKGDDDILIVPKARGSSLDPAALPDGTTTKVGVDATKHLDKKEKFERVSLSE, encoded by the coding sequence ATGAAAGAATTTTTAAAAATTATAGAAAAGGATTTTGGAGTAGTAAGAATAGATAATGAAGTTTCTAGCGTGTTTGAAGCTGCTAAAATATTAAGAGAACATCCTAAAGAAACAGTTATACTTGAAAACGTGAAAGAGTCAGATATTCCTGTCATTTCAGGTATCTGTAACACCAGAGACAAAATTGCTAGAGCTTTAAATACAAATGTGGCTGGAATTACACACAAAATCATTCATGGAATGGAAACTCCGCAAGCAGTACAGAATATTGGAAAAATTTCCAAAAATTATAATACTTTCCCTGCTAATTTAAGAAAATTACCTATAATCACCCATTATCAACGCGATGGTGGGCCATATATAACTGCAGGTGTTATTTTTGCCCGAGATCCAGAAAATGGAACTATAAATGCTTCTATTCACCGCATGCTAGTACTGGATGATAATCATCTCACCGTTCGAATAGTACCTCGGCATTTGTACACCTATCACCAGCGGGCTGAAGCATTAGGAAAAGATCTTGATATTGCTATTGCCATTGGAATGAATCCTGCTACATTGTTGGCCACCACAACATCCATACCTATTACTGCTGATGAAATGGAAGTGGCCAACAGTTTCCATGACGGAAATATGAAACTGTTAAAATGTGAAAATTCTGATTTAGAAGTTCCAGAAGCAGAAATAATATTGGAAGGAAAACTTTTGGCAAATAAAAGAGCGGATGAAGGACCATTCGTTGATTTAACAGATACTTATGATGTAGTAAGACAGGAACCTGTGATAGAGCTTGATAAAATGCATGTAAAAGATGATGCTATGTATCATGCCATTTTACCGGCGGGATTTGAGCACCGTTTACTACAAGGCCTGCCTCAAGAGCCAAGAATTTACAAAGCTGTTCAAAATACAGTTCCCACTGTTAAAAACGTTGTTTTGACTGAAGGAGGGTGCTGTTGGTTGCATGCTGCAGTATCCATTCAAAAACAGACTCAGGGCGATGGTAAAAATGTTATGATGGCCGCTTTAGCAGCACATCCCTCTTTAAAACACGTAGTGGTAGTTGATGAGGATATTGATATTTTTAATCCGGAAGATTTGGAATATGCTATGGCCACTCGGGTAAAAGGAGACGATGATATTCTTATTGTGCCTAAAGCCCGTGGTTCATCTTTAGATCCGGCAGCATTGCCTGATGGAACCACTACCAAAGTGGGAGTGGATGCTACCAAGCATTTAGATAAAAAAGAAAAGTTTGAAAGGGTTAGTTTATCTGAATAA
- a CDS encoding dolichyl-phosphate-mannose-protein mannosyltransferase, with amino-acid sequence MSWLILIIVFLLATIKNNGEGSNLRVSVVIPAYNEEENVGHVVKTALSCKYVQEVVVVDDGSFDNTYEKAKIAGASIIRHTTNQGKGAALKTGFKHSNGDIVAFIDADLENLTINQVDNMIKPILEGKADITKTKFKREGGRVTELTAKPLLNFFFPEIKFDQPLSGQFAAKRMALNKIRFEEDYGVDVGIVLDADVQGLRIKEVDIGDIKHKMSNLADLNVVANEVVRTIVDRAMEYGRVTMMDSMGKYIRMGILGLSLSSLGVFGVFFIRVIPATIWIIISLVGMLLAIYYIFKLIKRSIHMLMRHEGRTQSLKSFTYMHFPILVSGIILIAMLSTLLGAVHVDDGKISIEPNSGNLIIWKNSSDNRTFDVRGPYTVDSALENENISIRMSREAIATLGLNYGDKLYIAGQGYVLNQPRPGEDNIIRIPLQARQSLYIDVGDAIQDGNLRKVFNNIYAQKNVSTEGSNANNTTLREGIIIQNNEAVGRKVDIYVDNEKLATTSGLMDNGSYNIYINDLKVKTIQFNDKSSLNEYFVQWGTHEIKIQIGDYVTTDVKFAPVSVGKFLNFNINGTLN; translated from the coding sequence TTGTCCTGGTTAATTCTAATCATCGTTTTCCTATTAGCTACCATAAAGAATAATGGAGAAGGGTCCAACTTACGAGTTTCTGTTGTGATTCCTGCATATAATGAAGAGGAAAATGTAGGCCATGTCGTGAAAACTGCGCTTTCTTGTAAATATGTTCAAGAAGTAGTGGTTGTAGATGATGGGTCCTTTGATAATACTTATGAAAAGGCAAAAATAGCAGGGGCTAGTATAATAAGACATACTACCAACCAGGGTAAGGGTGCAGCTCTTAAAACGGGTTTTAAACATTCAAATGGAGATATTGTTGCTTTTATAGACGCGGATTTAGAAAATCTAACTATTAATCAGGTTGATAATATGATCAAACCTATTTTAGAGGGAAAAGCAGATATCACCAAAACTAAATTTAAAAGAGAAGGAGGAAGGGTAACTGAATTAACAGCTAAACCTCTTTTGAACTTCTTTTTTCCAGAAATAAAGTTTGATCAGCCACTCAGCGGACAATTTGCGGCTAAAAGAATGGCTCTGAATAAAATAAGATTTGAAGAGGACTATGGGGTCGATGTGGGAATTGTATTGGATGCTGATGTCCAAGGTCTTCGCATTAAGGAAGTAGACATAGGAGATATCAAGCACAAGATGTCCAATCTAGCAGACCTTAATGTAGTGGCTAATGAAGTGGTGCGAACTATTGTGGATCGGGCTATGGAATATGGTAGAGTGACCATGATGGATTCCATGGGAAAATATATACGTATGGGTATATTGGGGCTTTCTTTATCATCTTTAGGTGTTTTCGGAGTATTTTTTATTAGAGTAATTCCAGCTACTATTTGGATAATAATATCTCTAGTGGGTATGTTATTGGCGATATATTACATATTTAAACTGATTAAAAGGTCTATCCATATGTTAATGCGGCATGAAGGAAGAACTCAGTCACTAAAATCTTTTACATATATGCATTTTCCTATATTGGTGTCTGGAATCATTTTGATTGCCATGCTTTCTACACTTTTAGGGGCAGTGCATGTTGATGATGGTAAAATTTCTATAGAACCAAATTCTGGAAATCTAATTATATGGAAGAACTCTTCTGATAATAGAACATTTGATGTTCGTGGCCCTTATACAGTAGATAGTGCCTTGGAAAATGAAAATATTAGTATACGGATGTCTAGAGAAGCTATAGCTACTTTAGGCCTTAATTATGGGGATAAACTTTATATTGCTGGGCAGGGATATGTTTTGAACCAGCCTAGACCTGGAGAAGATAATATAATTAGGATACCTCTGCAAGCCCGCCAGAGCTTGTATATTGATGTGGGGGATGCCATACAGGATGGAAATCTGCGTAAAGTTTTTAATAATATTTATGCTCAAAAAAATGTTTCTACTGAGGGGTCAAATGCCAATAACACTACGCTCCGGGAAGGAATAATAATTCAAAATAATGAAGCAGTAGGTAGAAAGGTTGATATTTACGTGGACAATGAAAAATTGGCCACTACTTCGGGTTTAATGGACAATGGATCTTACAATATTTATATCAATGACTTAAAGGTAAAAACCATTCAATTTAATGATAAAAGTAGTTTGAATGAATATTTTGTTCAGTGGGGAACTCATGAGATTAAAATTCAAATAGGAGATTATGTAACCACGGATGTAAAATTTGCACCAGTATCGGTAGGTAAATTTTTAAATTTTAATATCAATGGAACCCTTAACTAA
- a CDS encoding isocitrate dehydrogenase (catalyzes the formation of 2-oxoglutarate from isocitrate) — protein sequence MYKISVIPGDGIGKEVMEATLHVLEAVDLDFDYEFAEAGDEYEAVSGIPLPPETIDIVKDSQSCLFGAAGESAADVIVKMRQELDLYVNLRPVKSYPGTKSIFDNLDFVIVRENTEGMYIGLEEETDEGAIAKRVITRKASERISRFGFEYAVKTGRKRVTAVHKANVLKKTDGVFKDSFYKVAEEFPQLESNDFYVDATAMYFLTKPEMFEVIVTTNLFGDILSDEGAGLVGGLGLIPSANIGDNQGLFEPVHGSAPRHAGKGTANPAAMMLSAVLMLDYLDETEEARKMENAIVKTLAEGKVVTQDLGGKSSTMAMAAEVKNKLENL from the coding sequence ATGTACAAAATATCTGTTATTCCCGGAGACGGAATAGGAAAAGAAGTAATGGAAGCAACTCTCCATGTTTTGGAAGCTGTTGATCTTGATTTTGATTATGAATTTGCCGAAGCCGGTGATGAATACGAAGCAGTCAGTGGGATACCACTACCTCCAGAAACAATTGATATCGTAAAAGATTCTCAATCCTGTTTATTTGGCGCTGCTGGTGAATCCGCTGCAGACGTGATTGTTAAAATGAGGCAAGAATTAGACCTCTATGTCAATTTAAGGCCAGTAAAATCATATCCTGGAACAAAAAGCATATTTGACAATTTAGACTTTGTAATTGTTCGGGAAAACACTGAAGGAATGTACATTGGTCTGGAAGAAGAAACTGACGAAGGCGCTATTGCTAAGCGAGTCATAACTCGAAAGGCTTCTGAGAGAATTTCCCGGTTTGGGTTTGAATACGCGGTTAAAACTGGAAGAAAAAGGGTAACTGCTGTGCACAAGGCCAATGTCTTAAAAAAAACAGATGGTGTGTTTAAAGACAGTTTTTACAAAGTTGCTGAAGAATTTCCACAATTAGAATCCAATGATTTCTATGTGGATGCCACAGCCATGTATTTCCTAACTAAACCTGAAATGTTCGAGGTTATAGTCACCACCAACCTATTTGGAGATATTTTATCTGATGAAGGTGCCGGACTGGTTGGAGGACTAGGATTAATACCTTCAGCCAATATTGGAGACAATCAGGGGTTATTTGAACCAGTACACGGTTCTGCTCCACGTCATGCTGGAAAAGGAACTGCTAATCCTGCAGCCATGATGTTATCTGCAGTTTTGATGCTGGATTATCTGGATGAAACTGAAGAAGCTCGTAAAATGGAAAACGCTATAGTTAAAACTCTGGCAGAAGGAAAAGTAGTCACCCAAGATTTAGGCGGTAAATCTTCTACTATGGCTATGGCCGCTGAAGTTAAAAACAAATTAGAAAACTTATAA
- the amrS gene encoding AmmeMemoRadiSam system radical SAM enzyme, with product MKKEAILYKKIDGKAHCNVCQRRCLISPGNRGFCLTRENQDGNLYNLNYGAVSSEGVDPIEKKPLFHFYPGSRVYSLGSVGCNLSCKHCQNWNIARASVDSVYTREITPETAIKNTNRYNCKSIAWTYNEPTMWLEYTIDSAKMAHKNDLKTIYVTNGYMTLEALELIGPHLDAANVDLKGMSDKFYREICNARLNPVLENIMGMYDLGIHLEVTNLIIPGYNDSEEDLKSLIKFMAEEVGSEVPLHFTRFFPQYKMENVAPTPIETLINARDMARDAGMRYVYVGNAPGLDGENTYCYNCGQLLIERNGYGVGPIRIHKNKKCPECGAKINIKI from the coding sequence ATGAAAAAGGAAGCTATTCTTTATAAAAAAATTGATGGAAAGGCCCATTGTAATGTTTGTCAGCGTAGATGCCTGATATCTCCTGGAAATCGAGGATTTTGCTTAACTAGAGAAAATCAAGACGGTAATTTGTATAATTTGAATTATGGGGCTGTATCTTCGGAGGGTGTCGATCCTATTGAAAAAAAACCGCTTTTTCATTTCTATCCTGGATCTAGGGTATATTCACTGGGTAGTGTGGGCTGTAATTTGAGTTGTAAGCACTGTCAAAATTGGAATATTGCCCGGGCTTCGGTTGATAGTGTTTATACTCGTGAAATAACTCCAGAAACTGCCATAAAAAATACAAATCGATATAATTGCAAATCCATTGCCTGGACATACAATGAACCCACTATGTGGCTGGAATACACCATAGATTCCGCAAAAATGGCCCATAAAAATGATTTAAAGACAATATATGTGACTAATGGCTACATGACACTAGAAGCTCTGGAACTTATAGGTCCCCATCTTGATGCGGCCAATGTGGATTTAAAGGGGATGTCTGATAAATTCTACCGTGAAATCTGTAATGCTCGACTTAATCCAGTACTGGAGAATATCATGGGGATGTATGATCTGGGAATTCATCTGGAAGTTACTAATTTAATAATTCCAGGATATAATGATTCAGAAGAAGATTTAAAATCTTTAATTAAGTTTATGGCAGAAGAAGTAGGCTCAGAGGTTCCTCTTCACTTCACCCGATTTTTTCCACAATATAAAATGGAAAATGTGGCCCCCACACCAATCGAAACTCTAATAAATGCCCGAGATATGGCCCGAGATGCGGGAATGAGATATGTATATGTGGGCAATGCTCCCGGCCTGGATGGGGAGAATACATATTGTTATAATTGTGGCCAATTACTGATTGAGAGAAATGGCTATGGAGTAGGCCCTATTAGGATTCATAAGAATAAAAAATGTCCTGAATGTGGAGCAAAAATAAATATAAAAATTTAA
- a CDS encoding 5-(carboxyamino)imidazole ribonucleotide mutase has protein sequence MKPKVMILLGSASDFKIAEKALDILEQLEIAYDIRVASAHRTHEKVKQIVLESTLRGVEVFIGIAGLSAHLPGMIAANTHRPVVGVPVDVKIGGLDALFASSQMPFPAPVATVGIDRGDNGALLAAQIIGIYDEDVRKRVSTLRQGFYEKVQRDEYQLLNNIEGNYYTPVKIEMPSIDKGLFPVSSSENSDSETPMVAVIPGSYSDMKIAKKTTMFLERMGISYDMNVISPVRYPGRFEEYMERMADVKLFIAISGLSAHVTGAVVALSEKPVIGVPCPMRMGGLDALLSMVNMPPGVPVGTVGVANGGNAAVLAAEMLGIGDQKLENRVKRLKSKSSDFG, from the coding sequence TTGAAACCTAAAGTTATGATATTGCTGGGAAGTGCGTCTGATTTTAAAATAGCCGAAAAAGCTCTGGATATTTTAGAACAATTAGAGATTGCATATGATATTAGAGTAGCTTCTGCCCACCGTACCCATGAAAAAGTGAAACAAATCGTACTGGAATCAACTCTTAGAGGTGTTGAAGTATTTATTGGAATTGCAGGACTATCGGCCCACCTTCCAGGTATGATTGCCGCCAATACTCATCGTCCAGTAGTGGGAGTTCCTGTTGATGTTAAAATAGGGGGTTTAGATGCCCTTTTTGCATCATCACAAATGCCATTTCCGGCCCCAGTAGCTACTGTAGGAATTGATAGGGGAGATAATGGGGCTCTTTTAGCCGCTCAAATTATTGGAATTTATGATGAAGATGTTAGAAAGAGAGTTTCTACCCTTAGACAGGGTTTCTATGAGAAAGTTCAAAGGGATGAGTACCAGTTATTAAATAACATTGAAGGAAACTATTACACCCCGGTCAAGATTGAAATGCCGAGTATTGATAAAGGCTTGTTTCCAGTTTCATCGTCAGAAAATTCTGATTCAGAGACGCCTATGGTTGCAGTGATTCCTGGAAGCTATTCAGACATGAAAATTGCCAAGAAAACTACAATGTTTCTGGAGAGAATGGGAATATCCTACGATATGAACGTCATCTCCCCCGTAAGATATCCTGGCAGGTTTGAAGAGTATATGGAAAGAATGGCTGACGTTAAACTATTTATAGCTATAAGTGGACTTTCTGCACATGTTACTGGTGCAGTAGTGGCCTTAAGCGAAAAACCGGTTATTGGTGTTCCCTGTCCTATGAGGATGGGTGGGCTAGATGCATTGTTATCTATGGTAAATATGCCCCCAGGTGTTCCCGTGGGCACTGTTGGTGTGGCCAATGGTGGTAATGCTGCAGTTTTAGCTGCTGAAATGCTAGGAATAGGAGATCAAAAACTTGAAAATAGAGTTAAACGCTTGAAGAGTAAATCATCTGACTTTGGATGA
- a CDS encoding sirohydrochlorin nickelochelatase, translating into MDSNSSSKSKIGVLLVGHGSRLPYGEEVINGLANIYREQTDYPVGVGFMNMNKPSIPSAINELSQAGVEKIIVTPVFLAHGVHTKQDIPHILGLNNGHEGHGHSHDHSHHDEEEEEIQFDGEIIYTEPLGSDPRLVEILKDRVNNSLN; encoded by the coding sequence ATGGATTCAAATTCAAGCTCAAAAAGTAAAATAGGTGTATTGCTAGTAGGACACGGAAGTAGACTACCCTATGGGGAAGAAGTAATTAATGGATTGGCGAATATTTATAGGGAACAGACAGATTATCCGGTGGGTGTTGGATTTATGAATATGAATAAGCCATCCATACCTTCAGCTATAAATGAATTGTCTCAAGCAGGAGTGGAAAAGATTATTGTCACTCCTGTCTTTTTAGCCCATGGTGTCCACACCAAACAAGATATTCCACATATCTTGGGTCTGAATAATGGCCACGAAGGCCATGGTCACTCTCATGATCACAGCCACCATGATGAAGAAGAGGAGGAAATTCAGTTTGATGGTGAAATTATTTACACAGAACCATTAGGTTCTGACCCGCGTTTGGTGGAAATACTGAAAGATAGGGTTAATAATTCTTTAAACTGA
- a CDS encoding 6,7-dimethyl-8-ribityllumazine synthase: MVNVRIGAVVAEFNYDITHMMLELAKEHAKFLDSEITEVITVPGVFDMPLAIKKLLKQEDIDAVITLGAVIEGSTDHDQIVVQHASRKIADLALEYDKPVSLGISGPGMTRIEAHQRVEYGKRAVEAVVKMCDRLK, from the coding sequence ATGGTTAATGTAAGAATTGGGGCCGTAGTAGCAGAATTTAATTATGATATAACCCACATGATGCTTGAACTTGCTAAAGAACATGCTAAGTTTTTAGATTCAGAAATAACTGAAGTAATTACAGTTCCGGGGGTTTTTGACATGCCTTTGGCCATAAAAAAACTTTTAAAACAAGAGGATATTGATGCAGTAATCACCTTAGGTGCAGTAATTGAGGGATCAACCGATCACGATCAAATCGTAGTACAACATGCTTCCCGGAAGATTGCAGATTTAGCCTTGGAATATGACAAACCGGTTTCATTAGGAATTTCTGGCCCAGGTATGACACGTATAGAAGCCCATCAGCGAGTTGAATACGGTAAAAGAGCAGTTGAAGCTGTTGTTAAAATGTGTGACCGTTTAAAATAA
- a CDS encoding transcriptional regulator — protein sequence MSDTVRAWRHIPQRYNLIGSKCAQCGTVFFPSRIICPECRRKGQLEDIQLTGKGKIFTYSVITTPTDEFKEIAPYVVAIVELEEGAKVTTQIVDCNPEDVKIGDEVEMVFRRIREEGKDGVISYGFKFKLKK from the coding sequence ATGTCAGATACTGTAAGAGCATGGCGTCATATTCCACAGCGTTATAATCTAATAGGTTCTAAATGCGCACAATGTGGCACTGTTTTTTTCCCAAGTCGTATCATATGCCCTGAATGCAGGAGAAAAGGGCAACTGGAAGATATACAATTAACTGGAAAAGGTAAAATTTTTACCTACTCCGTTATTACCACACCCACTGATGAATTCAAAGAAATAGCGCCTTATGTGGTAGCTATAGTTGAATTAGAAGAAGGAGCAAAAGTCACAACTCAAATAGTGGATTGCAACCCGGAAGATGTTAAAATCGGGGATGAAGTGGAAATGGTATTTAGACGAATTAGAGAAGAAGGTAAAGATGGTGTGATTTCATATGGATTCAAATTCAAGCTCAAAAAGTAA